A single region of the Pseudalkalibacillus berkeleyi genome encodes:
- a CDS encoding farnesyl diphosphate synthase yields MERDTFLELLQEKKSFIDDILPQKVENMDSPSSLKESMLYSILAGGKRLRPTLLLMTIDAFDQDSKLGIDVACAVEMIHTYSLIHDDLPSMDDDDFRRGSLTNHKIYGEALAILAGDGLLTHAFEVISKSECLDSHSKVDLISQLAKASGPEGMVGGQVADLEGEGKSLTIEALENIHKKKTGALLSFSIYAGAKIAGGTKEQMNHLAQFAKLLGLAFQIQDDILDIEGDETKIGKPIGSDVQNNKSTYPHLLTMDGAKEQLLKVVKEAKSHLYKANVNHEWLEHFTDYMISRDH; encoded by the coding sequence TTGGAACGTGATACTTTCTTAGAACTCCTTCAAGAAAAAAAGAGCTTCATCGACGATATCCTGCCTCAAAAAGTTGAAAATATGGACAGTCCATCAAGCTTAAAAGAATCTATGCTTTACTCCATTTTAGCAGGTGGTAAACGATTACGTCCTACATTATTGCTCATGACAATTGATGCTTTTGATCAGGACAGTAAGCTAGGTATTGATGTTGCGTGTGCTGTTGAAATGATTCACACATATTCATTAATTCATGACGACCTACCTTCTATGGATGATGATGATTTCAGAAGAGGTAGTCTGACCAACCACAAAATCTATGGTGAAGCACTTGCTATACTTGCAGGAGATGGCTTACTTACACATGCCTTTGAAGTGATTTCAAAATCTGAATGCCTTGATAGTCATTCGAAGGTTGATTTGATTTCCCAACTTGCCAAAGCTTCTGGTCCTGAAGGGATGGTTGGGGGGCAAGTGGCAGATCTTGAAGGTGAAGGTAAAAGTCTCACAATTGAAGCGCTTGAAAACATCCATAAGAAGAAGACGGGAGCACTACTTAGTTTTTCTATTTATGCTGGAGCGAAAATTGCTGGAGGAACGAAAGAGCAAATGAATCATCTTGCTCAATTTGCTAAGCTACTTGGCTTAGCGTTTCAAATCCAAGATGATATTTTGGATATTGAAGGTGACGAAACGAAAATAGGTAAACCTATAGGTAGTGATGTGCAAAATAATAAAAGCACTTACCCTCATTTGTTGACAATGGATGGTGCTAAAGAACAGCTCTTGAAAGTTGTAAAAGAAGCTAAGTCTCACCTATATAAAGCAAATGTTAATCATGAATGGTTAGAACATTTTACTGATTATATGATAAGTAGGGATCACTAG
- a CDS encoding exodeoxyribonuclease VII small subunit, which translates to MEENKEQTFEESMEELEEIVSKLEEGDVPLEESIRLFQDGMKLSKQCHDKLQHVEKQMDELLKDNGETEPFTIQEDE; encoded by the coding sequence ATGGAAGAGAATAAAGAACAAACCTTTGAAGAATCCATGGAAGAACTTGAAGAGATTGTATCAAAATTAGAAGAGGGCGATGTGCCTCTTGAAGAATCGATTCGATTGTTTCAAGATGGGATGAAGCTTTCTAAACAATGTCATGATAAATTGCAGCATGTTGAAAAGCAAATGGATGAGCTATTAAAGGATAATGGAGAAACTGAACCCTTCACGATACAGGAGGACGAATAG
- the xseA gene encoding exodeoxyribonuclease VII large subunit, which translates to MQQDRYISITDLTRYIKRKFERDQTLQDIWLRGELSNVKFHSRGHMYFTVKDQNSRINSVMFAGNNRFLKFRPEEGMKVLIRGEVSVYEPHGQYQLYVKEMQPDGIGNLYLAYEELKKKLEFEGLFATERKQSIPTIPKKIGVITSPTGAAVRDILTTIKRRFPIAKVTVMPVLVQGPHAAPSISKAIDRASELGLWDVLIVGRGGGSIEELWAFNEEIVARSIDQSQIPIISAVGHETDFTIADFVADVRAATPTAAAELAVPHIVELQERITQRQLRLTRAISDHVKGSRNELNRLKRSYAFKYPMQLVKQKEQELDRLLDHLQKSSSRTVMTKQDHLKQVHNRLQRNHPVKLHELSKQRHKTYERMLQKEMQNRLEQFKARFQKNIGQLNALSPLSIMERGYSLAYHEGELVKSVKQVQPGNPISVRLKDGKLDCQVWGLEESENNGRE; encoded by the coding sequence ATGCAACAAGATCGTTATATCAGTATCACAGACTTAACACGTTATATTAAGAGGAAGTTTGAGCGGGACCAGACTTTACAAGACATATGGCTTCGTGGAGAACTTTCAAATGTGAAATTCCATAGCAGAGGTCACATGTATTTTACAGTGAAAGACCAAAATAGTCGCATTAATTCAGTCATGTTTGCAGGGAATAATCGATTTCTTAAATTTCGACCTGAAGAAGGTATGAAGGTACTCATACGCGGAGAAGTTTCCGTATATGAACCTCATGGACAATACCAACTTTATGTGAAGGAAATGCAGCCTGATGGGATCGGAAACTTATATCTTGCTTATGAAGAGTTAAAGAAAAAGCTCGAATTTGAAGGGTTATTTGCAACTGAGAGAAAGCAGTCCATACCTACAATTCCAAAGAAAATTGGTGTAATTACCTCTCCAACTGGTGCTGCAGTAAGGGATATTTTAACTACGATAAAGCGTCGTTTTCCTATCGCAAAGGTTACGGTAATGCCGGTGCTTGTACAAGGGCCACACGCAGCTCCGAGCATCTCGAAGGCGATTGACCGCGCGAGTGAATTAGGTCTCTGGGATGTTTTGATTGTTGGACGCGGTGGTGGATCGATTGAAGAACTCTGGGCTTTTAATGAAGAAATAGTTGCGAGAAGTATTGATCAGTCACAAATTCCGATTATCTCAGCTGTTGGGCACGAAACAGACTTCACGATTGCTGATTTTGTTGCAGATGTTCGAGCGGCTACTCCAACAGCAGCTGCTGAACTAGCTGTGCCTCATATAGTTGAATTGCAGGAACGAATCACCCAACGACAGTTACGTCTGACAAGAGCTATATCAGACCATGTGAAAGGTTCTCGAAATGAACTGAATCGTCTTAAACGCTCGTACGCATTTAAGTACCCGATGCAGCTTGTGAAGCAGAAGGAGCAAGAGCTAGACCGACTGCTTGATCATCTGCAAAAAAGTAGCAGTAGGACGGTTATGACAAAGCAGGATCATTTAAAGCAAGTACACAACCGATTACAAAGAAATCACCCTGTAAAATTACATGAGCTATCGAAACAAAGGCACAAAACATATGAGCGTATGTTACAAAAGGAAATGCAAAACCGTCTTGAACAGTTTAAGGCGAGATTCCAGAAAAATATTGGTCAATTAAATGCCCTCAGTCCACTAAGTATTATGGAGAGGGGATACAGTTTAGCCTATCATGAAGGTGAACTCGTCAAAAGTGTCAAACAAGTACAGCCCGGGAATCCAATCTCTGTTCGTTTAAAGGACGGAAAGTTAGATTGCCAAGTATGGGGACTTGAGGAGAGTGAGAATAATGGAAGAGAATAA
- the folD gene encoding bifunctional methylenetetrahydrofolate dehydrogenase/methenyltetrahydrofolate cyclohydrolase FolD: MVAELIKGNEIAQAKRNEMKEEVRKLKEGGIVPGLVVIIVGEDPASLSYVRGKTKACKQVGIDGKLIELAEETTEEKLLAIIEQYNNDEACHGILVQLPLPKHISDTSVIEAISPEKDVDGFHPINIGRMMTGQRAFLPCTPFGIVEMVKAKNIQIEGKHVVVIGRSNIVGKPVGQLFLNENATVTYCHSRTPNMKEITRQADILIVAVGKKEFIGKDYIKPGAVVIDVGINRKEDGKLTGDVVFEEAEEIASYLTPVPKGVGPMTITMLLQNTILSAKWSHQIEGVH; the protein is encoded by the coding sequence GTGGTTGCCGAGCTGATCAAGGGGAATGAAATTGCACAAGCGAAAAGGAACGAGATGAAAGAGGAAGTCAGAAAGTTAAAAGAAGGAGGGATCGTGCCCGGTTTAGTTGTCATCATTGTCGGGGAGGATCCTGCTTCTTTATCATATGTTAGAGGAAAAACAAAAGCATGCAAGCAAGTTGGCATTGATGGTAAGCTTATTGAGCTAGCTGAAGAGACAACAGAAGAAAAGCTTCTTGCTATAATTGAGCAATATAACAACGATGAGGCATGCCATGGTATACTCGTCCAATTACCTTTACCAAAACATATCTCTGACACATCAGTCATTGAAGCTATTTCACCTGAGAAAGATGTTGACGGATTCCACCCAATTAATATTGGAAGAATGATGACAGGTCAGCGTGCATTTTTACCTTGCACACCATTTGGAATTGTTGAGATGGTGAAAGCAAAGAACATTCAGATAGAAGGAAAGCATGTTGTCGTTATTGGAAGAAGCAATATTGTAGGAAAACCAGTTGGTCAGTTATTCTTGAATGAAAATGCAACCGTTACATATTGCCACTCGAGAACGCCAAATATGAAAGAAATCACAAGACAAGCTGATATATTGATTGTTGCCGTAGGGAAGAAGGAATTCATCGGTAAAGACTACATCAAGCCAGGTGCTGTCGTAATTGATGTTGGCATCAACCGAAAGGAAGATGGGAAACTCACTGGTGATGTGGTATTTGAAGAAGCTGAAGAAATAGCATCTTACCTTACTCCAGTACCTAAGGGTGTAGGACCGATGACCATTACAATGCTCTTACAAAACACAATATTATCAGCGAAATGGAGTCATCAAATAGAAGGTGTTCATTAA
- the nusB gene encoding transcription antitermination factor NusB, which translates to MKRRIAREKALQSLFQIDVSQLERDEAIGHVLEEGEERDSFLIQLVEGTIEHLEDIDSIIREHLENWSFDRIGNIDRSVLRIAVYEMKYLEEIPINVTFNEAIDLAKIFGGDESGRFVNAVLSKISKTIQ; encoded by the coding sequence ATGAAAAGAAGGATAGCGAGGGAAAAGGCGTTACAGTCTTTATTCCAAATAGATGTAAGTCAATTGGAACGTGATGAAGCCATTGGTCATGTTTTAGAAGAAGGAGAAGAGCGAGATTCGTTTCTCATTCAATTGGTTGAAGGGACGATCGAACATTTAGAAGACATAGATTCAATCATTAGGGAGCATCTAGAGAATTGGAGCTTCGATCGAATCGGTAACATAGACCGTTCAGTTCTTCGTATTGCTGTTTATGAAATGAAATACTTAGAGGAAATACCAATTAACGTCACGTTTAACGAAGCAATTGATCTTGCGAAAATTTTCGGCGGAGATGAATCTGGCCGATTTGTTAATGCGGTCCTTTCAAAAATAAGCAAAACAATCCAATAG